In Limanda limanda chromosome 23, fLimLim1.1, whole genome shotgun sequence, a genomic segment contains:
- the gucy1b2 gene encoding guanylate cyclase soluble subunit beta-2, whose translation MMTYGFINSCLQSLVMERFGQETWDKLSSLPGVQDTFMTYTVYDDILTLSLVGEACSLLGVSADVFLKLFGEHFFVFCKKAGYDTMLRTLGGNLFDFIQNLDSLHSYLALSYREMNAPSFRVEMTDDGNMLLHYYSDRKGLHHIVPGIMEAVGRDLFDSVVTMEVLNQSLEDERTGKREHVVFLVKQTSRACKTSVQVFCSHREEEFFKRMRDRYVSLAGKRSSWDLIRALAVSVKGSHQSTFTPCYPDKLWMEEKSFCNAFPFHIVFDKDLKIRQTGVNIQKFVPGLQARDATLDQYFIIVHPQVTITIESIRKFINSQFVLKSCKDTNSSLQLRGQMLWMDSLGCMLYMCSPKLRSLQELQDVGLHLADLAQHDVTRDLVLLNQQRLAEMELTNQLERKKEELRILSRHLEAEKEKTETLLYAMLPRHVANQLKDGKSVEAGEFEVCTILFSDVVTFTNICAACEPIHIVHMLNSMYSRFDRLTNVHDVYKVETIGDAYMVVGGVPVPTDTHACRVANFALGMRIAAREVTNPVTGKSIQIRVGLHTGTVLAGVVGEKMPRYCLFGDTVNTASRMESHGLPDHIHLSPSTYSELRDTGFNIQQRGQIEVKGKGLMTTYFLLGNLSASEDDIMGRDAGKTCLYKDVLHSQSEKGKEEVVDIMLRMENPDSRADTPPDGSSSLHAVTPFAWDISPPYATIESSIHTPENNFNSRLCVLF comes from the exons ATGATGACA TACGGGTTCATCAACAGCTGCCTCCAGTCCCTGGTGATGGAGCGATTCGGCCAAGAGACGTGGGACAAACTGAG CTCTCTACCCGGGGTCCAGGACACCTTCATGACGTACACGGTTTATGATGATATCCTGACGCTGAGCCTGGTGGGAGAGGCCTGTTCACTGCTGG gtgtCTCTGCGGACGTGTTCCTGAAGCTTTTCGGAGAACActtctttgttttctgtaaGAAAGCGGGATACGACACCATGCTCAGGACACTGGGGGGAAATCTGTTTGATTTCATCCAAAATCTGGACTCTCTCCACAGCTACCTGGCTCTGTCCTATCGG GAAATGAATGCACCATCTTTCCGAGTGGAGATGACAGATGACGGGAATATGCTGCTTCACTATTACTCGGACAGGAAGGGTCTGCACCATATTGTGCCTG gcATCATGGAGGCGGTTGGCAGAGACCTCTTCGACAGCGTAGTGACCATGGAGGTTCTGAACCAATCGTTGGAAGACGAGCGGACGGGGAAGAGGGAGCACGTCGTGTTTCTGGTCAAACAAACCAGCCGAGCCTGCAAAACCTCAGTCCAGGTCTTCTGCAGTCACAGAGAG GAGGAATTCTTCAAAAGAATGAGGGACAGATATGTGTCACTGGCcgggaagaggagcagctgggACCTGATCAGAGCATTGGCTGTCTCAGTAAAAG GCAGCCACCAAAGCACCTTCACTCCATGTTACCCAGACAAGCTGTGGATGGAGGAGAAATCTTTCTGCAATGCTTTTCCCTTTCATATCGTCTTTGACAAAGAT CTGAAGATAAGGCAGACTGGCGTGAACATACAAAAGTTTGTTCCGGGTCTTCAGGCCAGAGATGCTACACTGGACCAATATTTCATCATTGTACACCCACAG GTTACCATCACCATTGAGAGCATCAGGAAGTTCATCAACAGTCAGTTTGTCTTGAAGAGCTGCAAAGACACAAACTCCAGCCTCCAACTAAGAG GTCAGATGTTGTGGATGGATTCTCTCGGCTGTATGCTGTACATGTGTTCTCCGAAGCTGAGGAGCCTCCAGGAACTTCAAGATGTGGGCCTGCACCTGGCAGACCTGGCCCAGCACGACGTCACCAGAGACCTGGTTCTTCTCAACCAGCAACGTCTGGCTGAGATGGAGCTGACCAACCAGCTGGAGAGGAAAAAA GAGGAACTAAGAATCCTGTCTCGGCACCTTGAGGCTGAAAAGGAGAAGACAGAGACTCTGTTGTATGCCATGCTTCCACGTCATGTAGCCAATCAGCTCAAAGATGGCAAGAGCGTGGAGGCGG ggGAGTTCGAGGTGTGCACTATCCTATTCAGCGACGTGGTGACCTTCACAAACATCTGTGCTGCCTGTGAGCCCATCCACATCGTTCACATGCTCAACTCCATGTACTCCAGGTTCGACCGACTCACCAATGTCCACGACGTCTACAAG GTTGAAACTATTGGTGATGCCTACATGGTGGTGGGTGGCGTTCCAGTCCCGACAGACACCCACGCTTGCAGAGTGGCCAACTTTGCTTTGGGTATGAGGATAGCGGCCAGAGAGGTCACCAACCCTGTAACAGGCAAATCCATTCAG ATCCGTGTGGGCCTGCACACCGGCACGGTGTTAGCTGGCGTGGTGGGGGAGAAGATGCCTCGCTACTGCCTGTTTGGAGACACTGTTAACACGGCCTCCAGGATGGAGAGCCATGGGCTACCGGACCACATTCACCTCAGCCCTTCCACatacag TGAGCTCAGAGATACCGGGTTCAACATACAACAGCGTGGGCAGATTGAGGTGAAGGGTAAAGGCCTGATGACGACCTACTTCCTGCTAGGGAACCTGTCGGCTTCAGAAGACGACATCATGGGAAGGGACGCCGGGAAGACGTGTCTCTACAAGGACGTCCTTCACAGCCAGAGCGAAAAAGGTAAAGAGGAAGTGGTTGACATCATGCTCAGGATGGAGA ACCCTGATTCGAGAGCTGACACCCCCCCTGATGGATCCAGCAGCCTGCACGCCGTCACCCCCTTCGCCTGGGACATCAGCCCCCCATATGCCACCATAGAGAGCAGCATCCACACGCCTGAAAACAACTTCAACAGCAGactctgtgttttattctga
- the LOC132996799 gene encoding small cell adhesion glycoprotein homolog, which yields MNASTASVPMVPMGLVTHAPTPEAVTKMLMQDVNSGNGELAALIGGIVGAVLLALICVIAVLMWCLSRHKGSYITNEMDDDDDIDNDDEEPFCSDMMLQANKPLMIDEDEESRMET from the exons ATGAACGCTTCCACAGCTTCAGTCCCAATGGTTCCAATGGGGTTGGTAACCCATGCTCCTACTCCAGAGGCTGTGACCAAGATGCTGATGCAGG acgtCAACTCAGGCAATGGAGAACTTGCAGCCTTGATTGGAG GGATCGTGGGTGCGGTGCTGCTCGCGCTCATCTGTGTAATTGCCGTGTTGATGTGGTGCCTTTCCAGACATAAAGGCTCATACATCACCAACGAGATGGACGACGATGACGATATTGATAACGACGACGAGGAGCCTTTCTGCTCCGATATGATGCTTCAAGCCAACAAACCTCTGATGAtcgatgaagatgaagaaagtAGGATGGAGACTTGA